One Maribacter cobaltidurans genomic window carries:
- a CDS encoding LytR/AlgR family response regulator transcription factor, which translates to MMKVVIVEDELAASENLAYLLQSIDDTIEIEQVLESVTDAVAFFAQPYKASLIFMDIHLADGLSFEIFEKVEVTTPIIFTTAYDQYALKAFKVNSIDYLLKPIDEEELLEAINKFKSRTTEKGIDKHQIEGLLNLIGGSAKNYKETFLVSQRDQLIPLKTNNIAYFRIDTGIVKAVTKDNQSFVMDNKLEEIEEELDPFKFYRVNRQFIVQKDALESIKYYFNGKLIVTLTPSCEEKVVVSKAKATAFKNWVNS; encoded by the coding sequence ATGATGAAAGTAGTTATTGTAGAGGACGAATTGGCGGCAAGTGAAAACCTGGCCTATCTACTTCAATCTATAGATGATACCATTGAAATAGAACAGGTGTTAGAATCGGTTACCGATGCCGTTGCCTTTTTCGCCCAACCGTATAAAGCTTCCCTTATTTTTATGGATATCCATCTTGCGGATGGCTTATCTTTTGAGATTTTTGAAAAAGTCGAGGTAACTACCCCGATTATATTTACCACAGCCTATGATCAATACGCATTAAAGGCCTTTAAAGTGAACAGTATTGATTACCTCCTAAAACCTATCGACGAGGAGGAACTCCTTGAAGCTATAAATAAATTCAAAAGTAGAACGACCGAAAAAGGTATAGATAAACATCAGATCGAGGGTTTGTTGAACTTGATAGGGGGTAGTGCAAAAAACTATAAGGAGACTTTTCTTGTAAGTCAGCGGGATCAGCTTATCCCCTTAAAAACTAATAACATCGCCTATTTTAGAATAGATACGGGTATTGTCAAGGCCGTAACCAAGGATAATCAATCCTTTGTGATGGATAATAAATTGGAAGAAATTGAGGAAGAGTTGGATCCCTTTAAATTTTATAGGGTCAACAGACAATTTATTGTCCAGAAAGATGCTTTGGAAAGTATAAAATATTATTTCAATGGTAAGCTCATAGTAACCCTTACACCTTCTTGTGAGGAAAAGGTGGTGGTAAGCAAGGCCAAGGCCACGGCTTTTAAAAACTGGGTAAATTCTTAA
- a CDS encoding sensor histidine kinase, giving the protein MQIPMMLKPIKNGQIIKISLLLAILISLPRSIYLYNMFSGGNIDLSGDLFIDFLYRYAFFVAFSWMILQVNTNLVYLKLNGSHTLRMIVAILADTIIILLFLYLFKSFFMYVIGHEIDRKDEGFTNFNYVVLAVVLFFIARVLRLQTDQQESNLENERLKQQNLQNELAALKNQIDPHFLFNSLNSLTSLIRENKPATQFVNKLSHMYRYILQSGDLDLVTVREELKYLESYAYLIETRYRDRFKLNIQIGDEYLDKKLPPLALQLLVENAVKHNEISASNPLIIDIFQKGDSIFVENRIRPRTNLADGTKNGLSNLKKRYALLLKQELTVRTDDQIFSIELPLTKE; this is encoded by the coding sequence ATGCAGATTCCCATGATGTTAAAACCTATTAAGAATGGTCAGATAATTAAGATATCGCTCTTATTGGCCATTTTAATTTCCCTACCAAGGTCAATCTACCTGTACAATATGTTCAGTGGGGGTAATATTGACCTGTCCGGTGATTTGTTTATCGATTTTCTATATCGGTATGCTTTTTTTGTGGCCTTTTCATGGATGATATTGCAAGTAAATACCAATTTGGTATACCTCAAATTGAACGGTTCGCACACGTTAAGAATGATAGTTGCCATTTTGGCGGACACCATTATTATTCTACTTTTTCTGTATTTGTTCAAATCTTTTTTCATGTATGTAATTGGCCATGAAATAGACAGGAAGGATGAAGGTTTCACCAATTTTAACTATGTGGTTCTAGCAGTGGTACTATTCTTTATAGCCCGCGTTTTAAGATTGCAGACAGACCAGCAAGAAAGCAATTTGGAGAACGAAAGATTAAAACAGCAAAATTTACAGAATGAATTGGCGGCACTTAAGAACCAAATAGATCCACATTTTTTATTCAACTCATTAAACTCGCTTACTTCTTTAATTAGGGAAAATAAACCGGCGACCCAATTTGTAAACAAGTTGTCACACATGTACAGGTACATCTTGCAGAGCGGAGATTTGGATTTGGTTACCGTGAGGGAGGAACTTAAATATTTGGAAAGTTATGCCTATCTTATAGAAACAAGATATAGGGATCGGTTTAAGCTTAACATTCAAATAGGCGATGAATATCTTGATAAAAAATTACCTCCGCTGGCCTTGCAATTGTTGGTTGAGAATGCGGTAAAACACAACGAAATATCAGCTTCCAATCCCCTAATAATTGACATTTTCCAGAAAGGGGATTCCATTTTTGTAGAAAATAGGATTAGACCTAGAACAAATTTGGCTGATGGAACAAAAAATGGCTTATCAAACTTAAAAAAACGATATGCCCTACTTCTTAAGCAAGAGCTTACTGTACGTACAGATGACCAAATATTTAGCATAGAGCTTCCATTGACCAAAGAATGA
- a CDS encoding aldehyde dehydrogenase (NADP(+)), whose amino-acid sequence MNSDTTYYQAINPATGEKLEGEFKNSTREDVDKAAKNAAKAFQAYRKLDNETKAKFLEQIADEINALGDDLLERCHLETALPIGRLTGERGRTMSQLRLFASVVREGSWVDARIDLAQPNREPLPKSDIRHMLIPLGPVAVFGASNFPLAFSTAGGDTASALAAGCPVVYKGHPAHPGTTEMITGAIQKAIKEIGLPEGVFSMVQGTSIEVGGNLVKHEDIKAVGFTGSYRGGMAIFNYANSRPVPIPVFSEMGSTNPMFILPRALKERAEQIAQGYSNSLNMGVGQFCTNPGLSFYPKGEKSEEFLEELSAQVSKTDPAIMLTEGIQSAYNKGLEELSKNEKLMVLGEGKKVDHKIGVCSKVFKTTIDTYLKSKELSEENFGPSSIVVETTAKEDLLKAARELEGHLTATVHGTDEDLEEYAELFNILEQKVGRVLVNGYPTGVEVCHSMVHGGPFPATTAPSSTSVGTNAIKRFVRPVCYQDYPESLLPDELKNDNPLHIWRLVDGEFSQKSI is encoded by the coding sequence ATGAATAGTGATACAACGTATTATCAGGCTATAAATCCGGCAACAGGGGAAAAATTGGAAGGCGAGTTTAAAAATTCAACTCGAGAGGATGTGGATAAAGCGGCAAAAAATGCCGCAAAGGCTTTTCAGGCCTATAGGAAGCTGGACAATGAAACCAAGGCAAAATTTTTGGAACAAATTGCAGACGAAATCAATGCCCTTGGAGATGACTTGTTGGAACGTTGTCATTTGGAGACGGCATTGCCAATAGGCAGACTTACTGGTGAACGTGGAAGGACCATGAGTCAGTTACGATTGTTTGCCAGTGTGGTGAGGGAAGGTTCTTGGGTAGATGCTAGAATCGACTTGGCCCAGCCCAATAGGGAACCATTACCAAAATCGGATATACGACATATGTTGATTCCCTTGGGACCGGTTGCGGTCTTTGGGGCCAGTAATTTTCCATTGGCGTTTTCAACGGCAGGAGGGGATACAGCTTCAGCTTTGGCTGCGGGATGTCCTGTAGTATACAAAGGTCACCCTGCACACCCTGGAACCACTGAAATGATTACTGGGGCCATCCAAAAAGCCATAAAGGAGATTGGTTTGCCAGAAGGTGTATTTTCCATGGTGCAAGGAACTTCCATTGAAGTAGGGGGAAACTTGGTAAAACATGAGGATATCAAGGCTGTTGGTTTTACAGGTTCTTACAGAGGGGGAATGGCTATTTTCAATTATGCGAACTCGAGACCTGTTCCTATCCCTGTTTTTTCTGAAATGGGCAGTACCAATCCTATGTTTATTTTGCCCAGAGCGCTTAAGGAGAGGGCAGAACAAATCGCACAAGGGTATTCCAATTCCTTGAACATGGGTGTTGGACAGTTCTGTACCAACCCGGGATTGAGTTTTTATCCCAAAGGTGAAAAATCAGAGGAGTTTTTAGAAGAACTTTCTGCCCAAGTAAGTAAAACAGACCCGGCCATTATGTTGACCGAAGGAATTCAGTCCGCCTATAACAAGGGTTTGGAAGAATTGTCTAAAAACGAAAAGTTGATGGTTCTAGGCGAAGGCAAAAAAGTAGACCATAAGATTGGGGTTTGTTCAAAGGTCTTTAAAACCACTATAGATACCTATTTGAAAAGCAAAGAGTTATCGGAAGAAAATTTTGGGCCCTCCTCCATTGTCGTTGAGACCACTGCCAAGGAAGATCTTTTGAAGGCGGCCAGGGAATTGGAAGGTCATTTGACCGCCACGGTCCATGGTACTGACGAAGATTTGGAGGAATATGCTGAACTATTTAATATTTTGGAGCAAAAAGTAGGTAGGGTTCTGGTCAACGGATATCCTACTGGGGTGGAGGTTTGCCATTCCATGGTACATGGAGGTCCGTTTCCTGCCACAACGGCCCCAAGTTCTACATCTGTAGGTACCAATGCCATAAAACGTTTTGTAAGACCGGTATGTTATCAGGATTATCCTGAAAGTCTGCTTCCCGATGAACTTAAAAACGACAATCCATTACATATTTGGCGATTGGTGGATGGTGAATTTTCCCAAAAATCCATTTAG
- a CDS encoding UxaA family hydrolase, whose product MMQQLIKVHNEDNVGIALADLTQGHVVRFEGQDITILNPTKAKHKIALQDLKEGDSVFMYGVLVGRALHFIQKGGLLTTENVKHQSAEVQGRTDRYTWNPPDISQWKERTFMGYHRLDGQVGTQNVWLFFPLVFCENRNIEILKDAFEKELAIGKISKQRRLLRRLILGSSLNDIDADDTAGERTFENIEVKFITHQGGCGGIRQDSETLAKLLAGYIKNPNVAGATVLSLGCQNLQIDLLTEALKSLDANLQKPVLIYEQQQLGTVEDMLNIIIKESFKGIKEANNIQRKPAPLSKLKLGLECGGSDGFSGISANPALGYASDLLTALGGSPVLSEFPELCGVEQELVNRCVRDEDAERFMQLMKAYENSAERVGSGFDMNPSPGNIKDGLITDAMKSAGAAKKGGTSPIQGVLDYGEYVTRPGLNLLCTPGNDVESTTGMVGSGANIVVFTTGLGTPTGNPIAPVIKVSSNTELAKKMPDIIDIDTGAVIRGERSIEEMGAEILEYVIQVASGEIKAKADALGQDDFIPWKRGVSL is encoded by the coding sequence ATGATGCAACAGTTGATTAAAGTACATAACGAGGACAATGTCGGCATAGCCTTGGCGGACTTAACCCAAGGCCACGTGGTACGTTTTGAAGGCCAGGACATTACCATATTAAATCCTACCAAGGCAAAACATAAAATAGCCCTCCAGGATTTAAAGGAGGGAGACAGCGTTTTTATGTACGGGGTTTTAGTAGGTAGGGCTCTCCACTTTATACAAAAGGGGGGACTTTTAACTACGGAAAATGTAAAGCATCAGAGTGCGGAAGTACAAGGAAGAACGGATAGATATACTTGGAACCCTCCCGATATTTCCCAGTGGAAGGAACGAACTTTTATGGGGTATCACAGGCTGGATGGCCAGGTTGGTACCCAAAATGTATGGCTGTTCTTTCCCTTGGTATTCTGTGAAAATAGAAATATAGAGATACTAAAGGATGCCTTTGAAAAGGAATTGGCCATTGGAAAAATAAGTAAACAAAGACGACTCTTGAGGCGACTTATACTAGGTAGTAGCCTCAATGATATTGATGCAGATGATACGGCGGGTGAACGAACTTTTGAAAATATAGAGGTTAAATTTATTACCCACCAAGGAGGATGCGGTGGTATTCGTCAAGATTCGGAAACTTTGGCCAAATTATTGGCAGGATATATCAAAAACCCCAATGTGGCGGGAGCTACGGTTTTAAGCCTTGGATGTCAAAATTTACAAATAGATCTTTTAACGGAGGCCTTAAAATCCTTGGATGCTAATTTACAGAAACCCGTATTGATCTATGAGCAACAGCAATTGGGAACCGTAGAGGATATGTTGAATATTATCATCAAGGAATCTTTTAAAGGGATTAAAGAAGCAAATAACATTCAAAGAAAACCCGCTCCCCTTTCAAAATTAAAATTGGGACTGGAATGCGGGGGTTCCGATGGATTTTCTGGAATTTCGGCTAACCCGGCGCTAGGTTATGCCTCTGATCTGTTGACCGCTCTGGGAGGTTCTCCTGTTCTTTCTGAATTTCCCGAGTTATGCGGGGTAGAACAGGAGCTGGTGAACCGATGCGTCCGCGACGAGGATGCCGAACGTTTTATGCAATTGATGAAGGCCTATGAGAATTCCGCGGAACGGGTGGGGTCTGGTTTTGATATGAACCCCTCGCCAGGAAATATCAAGGACGGTCTCATCACGGATGCCATGAAGTCGGCCGGTGCAGCTAAAAAAGGGGGCACATCCCCCATACAAGGGGTATTGGATTATGGCGAATATGTGACTAGACCAGGACTTAATTTGCTCTGCACCCCAGGGAACGATGTAGAAAGCACTACGGGAATGGTTGGCTCTGGAGCCAATATTGTTGTTTTTACCACCGGCTTGGGAACTCCTACGGGAAATCCCATCGCTCCGGTAATCAAGGTGTCCTCCAATACGGAATTGGCCAAAAAAATGCCGGATATCATTGATATTGACACGGGAGCGGTGATTAGAGGCGAAAGGTCGATTGAAGAAATGGGAGCTGAAATATTGGAATATGTAATCCAAGTAGCGAGTGGAGAAATAAAGGCAAAGGCCGATGCATTGGGGCAAGACGATTTTATCCCTTGGAAACGTGGCGTTTCCTTATAA
- a CDS encoding tagaturonate reductase: protein MKNLNREFNNSVNNLPIKVVQFGEGNFLRAFVDYAFQVLNDEVGFNAGVAVVQPIEKGMVSLLNEQDGLYTLFTKGIKDGAEVQEKILVKNIIKGIDPYKDFKAFLALAKEKELEFVISNTTEAGISFDENDTQEMQPPNSFPGKLTLFLHERFQYFKRSKDSGLTVIPCELINYNADTLKTIILKYISLWGLSGDFKHWVLNACTFHNTLVDRIVPGYPKDDIEEYHGQLNYKDRLIVSAEAFFLWVIEGDAYLKEKLPFHKTDLDVRIVPDMQPYRTRKVRILNGAHTAMVPLGLLYGNETVKDTVDDSFTGTFIHSLIFEEVIPTLEMDKRELEDFAKDVLDRFRNPFIKHQLSSIALNSISKFKVRVLPSLLEYVQLNKRLPLKMVFAFACLIRFYQGQWKGVDLPLNDDAAIIDNFKKLWDLPNLSNTVHQVLGNTYYWDTDLNNVDGLSEAIELAINHLEANGVEEGFTKFVDSYK, encoded by the coding sequence ATGAAAAATCTAAATAGGGAATTTAATAATAGCGTAAATAATTTACCCATAAAAGTGGTCCAGTTTGGAGAGGGTAATTTTTTGCGTGCGTTTGTGGATTACGCTTTTCAAGTTTTGAACGATGAGGTAGGCTTCAATGCCGGTGTGGCCGTGGTGCAACCCATTGAAAAAGGTATGGTATCCTTGCTCAACGAGCAGGACGGATTGTATACACTGTTTACCAAAGGTATTAAGGATGGGGCTGAGGTTCAGGAAAAGATACTTGTTAAGAATATTATCAAAGGTATTGACCCTTATAAAGATTTCAAAGCATTCTTGGCCTTGGCGAAGGAAAAAGAACTCGAGTTTGTCATATCCAACACCACCGAGGCCGGAATCAGCTTTGATGAAAATGATACGCAGGAAATGCAGCCTCCCAATTCATTTCCGGGAAAGTTGACCCTTTTTCTGCATGAGCGATTTCAATATTTTAAGCGAAGCAAGGATTCAGGGTTGACCGTTATTCCATGCGAGTTGATCAATTACAACGCAGATACCCTAAAGACCATCATCCTAAAATATATAAGCCTATGGGGGCTTTCCGGGGACTTTAAACACTGGGTGCTTAATGCCTGTACTTTTCACAATACCTTGGTAGATAGGATTGTCCCGGGCTATCCAAAGGATGATATTGAGGAATATCATGGTCAATTGAATTATAAGGATAGATTGATTGTCAGTGCCGAAGCCTTTTTCCTATGGGTAATAGAGGGTGATGCCTATTTAAAGGAGAAACTGCCATTTCATAAGACCGATTTGGATGTACGCATTGTTCCAGATATGCAACCGTATAGAACAAGAAAGGTACGGATATTAAACGGGGCACATACGGCCATGGTACCTTTAGGATTGCTCTATGGTAATGAAACTGTAAAGGATACGGTAGACGATTCTTTCACTGGTACCTTTATTCATTCCCTAATATTCGAGGAAGTAATTCCTACGTTGGAAATGGACAAAAGGGAATTGGAGGATTTTGCAAAGGATGTCCTTGACCGTTTCAGAAATCCGTTTATCAAACATCAATTGTCCAGCATCGCGTTAAATTCAATCTCCAAGTTTAAGGTCAGGGTACTGCCAAGTCTATTGGAATATGTTCAATTAAATAAAAGGCTGCCATTAAAAATGGTTTTTGCCTTTGCTTGTTTAATCCGATTTTATCAAGGCCAATGGAAGGGTGTGGATTTGCCATTGAATGACGATGCGGCTATTATTGATAATTTTAAAAAGCTCTGGGATCTTCCCAACCTGTCGAATACCGTTCATCAGGTATTGGGCAATACTTACTATTGGGATACCGATTTAAACAACGTGGACGGCCTCTCTGAAGCCATTGAGTTGGCCATAAACCATTTGGAAGCAAATGGTGTAGAGGAGGGATTCACGAAATTTGTGGACAGCTATAAATAA
- a CDS encoding bifunctional 4-hydroxy-2-oxoglutarate aldolase/2-dehydro-3-deoxy-phosphogluconate aldolase produces MAKYSRLEVAAVMKETGMVPLFYHADIELGKKVLKACYEGGARLMEFTARGDFAFEVFSELNKYALKELPGMIMGVGSITDAAAASMFMQMGANFIVTPSLREDIALVCNRRKVLWSPGCGSLTEINRAEELGCEIIKLFPGSTYGPGFVKAIKGPQPWTSIMPTGGVSTDEGNLKGWFDAGVTCVGMGSQLIGKEVLANRDFDGLTKTVKDTLALIKSIRRVES; encoded by the coding sequence ATGGCAAAATATTCGAGATTGGAAGTGGCTGCGGTCATGAAGGAAACAGGCATGGTGCCCTTGTTTTATCACGCAGATATAGAATTAGGTAAAAAAGTACTGAAGGCCTGTTATGAGGGCGGTGCCCGTCTTATGGAGTTTACCGCCAGGGGGGACTTTGCCTTTGAGGTTTTTTCCGAGTTGAACAAGTATGCCCTTAAGGAACTACCCGGAATGATCATGGGTGTTGGTTCCATTACAGATGCCGCCGCTGCCAGTATGTTCATGCAAATGGGAGCTAACTTTATCGTAACTCCTTCCCTGCGGGAGGATATCGCCCTTGTCTGTAATAGAAGAAAGGTACTTTGGTCTCCAGGTTGTGGTTCACTGACTGAAATCAATAGGGCCGAGGAACTGGGTTGCGAAATTATAAAGTTGTTTCCAGGTTCTACCTATGGCCCCGGTTTTGTAAAGGCAATCAAAGGGCCCCAACCTTGGACCAGCATCATGCCCACAGGTGGTGTAAGTACCGATGAGGGTAACCTGAAAGGTTGGTTCGACGCCGGGGTGACCTGTGTAGGAATGGGTTCGCAACTTATTGGCAAGGAAGTACTGGCAAATAGGGATTTTGATGGACTTACTAAAACGGTCAAGGATACTTTGGCCCTTATCAAATCCATAAGAAGAGTAGAATCTTAG
- a CDS encoding sugar kinase — MKKVVTFGEIMLRLSPPGFLRFSQANEFDVVYGGGESNVAVSLANYGVPVEFVTRLPKNDIGECALMEMRKRGVGTNKIVFGGDRLGIYFLETGAVSRGSKVIYDRAHSAIAEIKSGMIDWDDVFDGVEWFHWTGITPAISQGAADVCLEAVKAADKKGITISTDLNYRAKLWQYGGDREKIMTELTSYCDIILGNEEDAEKHFGIHPEGLDVHKDGADVKAEAFLSVCKQMMKKFPKAKKVITTLRGSISASHNTWAGVLWDGSKMYETRQYQITDIVDRVGGGDSFMGGLIYGLMKYEGDDQTALDFAVAASCLKHTIKGDANLVTVDEVEKLMGGDASGRVAR, encoded by the coding sequence ATGAAAAAAGTAGTTACTTTCGGTGAGATCATGCTACGATTGTCACCTCCCGGTTTTTTAAGGTTTTCCCAAGCGAACGAATTCGATGTGGTATATGGTGGGGGAGAATCCAATGTAGCCGTTTCTTTGGCCAATTATGGTGTGCCCGTAGAGTTTGTGACCCGCCTACCTAAAAATGATATTGGTGAGTGTGCGCTTATGGAAATGCGTAAGAGGGGCGTAGGCACCAATAAAATTGTGTTCGGTGGGGACCGTTTGGGTATCTACTTTTTGGAAACCGGTGCGGTAAGTCGTGGAAGTAAGGTAATATATGATAGGGCACATTCCGCAATTGCGGAAATTAAATCGGGCATGATCGATTGGGACGATGTGTTTGACGGAGTAGAGTGGTTTCATTGGACGGGTATAACCCCGGCTATTTCCCAAGGTGCCGCCGATGTTTGCCTGGAAGCGGTAAAAGCCGCCGATAAGAAAGGGATTACGATTTCTACGGATTTAAATTATCGTGCAAAGTTGTGGCAATATGGGGGCGACCGTGAAAAAATAATGACGGAACTTACTTCCTATTGTGATATCATCTTAGGAAACGAAGAGGATGCCGAAAAGCATTTCGGTATACATCCGGAAGGCCTGGATGTCCATAAAGATGGGGCAGACGTGAAGGCAGAAGCTTTCCTGTCCGTATGCAAGCAGATGATGAAGAAATTTCCAAAGGCCAAAAAGGTGATTACGACCTTAAGAGGTTCCATATCGGCCTCCCATAATACATGGGCTGGGGTACTTTGGGACGGTTCCAAGATGTACGAGACCCGTCAGTACCAAATTACAGATATCGTGGATAGAGTCGGTGGGGGCGATTCCTTCATGGGCGGACTCATCTATGGCTTGATGAAGTATGAAGGCGATGACCAAACCGCATTGGACTTTGCCGTTGCCGCTTCCTGTTTGAAACATACGATCAAGGGAGATGCCAATTTGGTAACGGTCGATGAGGTCGAAAAGCTGATGGGAGGAGACGCCTCCGGTAGGGTGGCGAGATAG
- the uxaC gene encoding glucuronate isomerase, producing the protein MKSFMDSDFLLENEYSKILYHEYAHDMPIIDYHNHLSPEMLANDTKFDNLSQAWLYGDHYKWRAMRTLGISEEFITGNAKDREKFEKWAYTVPYTMRNPLYHWTHLELQRYFNISETLSSDNAIQIYNQANDHLKGEDFGSRGLITQMNVEFLCTTEDPTDTLKHHQTLALSNFKTKVSTAFRPDNAIFIEAEGFVDYLEELSEVSGVAIKSFATLCDALEKRIAYFHTHGCRIADHGLPHMYFASFNEHDLNTVLNKRFDSKTISNDEMHSFKCAILLFLSRKYHEYGWVQQFHLGALRNNNNRMLAQLGPDTGWDSIGDWQQAEALSKFLNELDTHDQLCKTIIYNINPRDNEMMASMIGNFNDGSIRGKIQFGSGWWFLDQKDGMEKQMNALSNIGLLSCFIGMLTDSRSFLSFPRHEYFRRILCNLIGRDIANGELPNDTKWLGKMVQDISYNNAKEYFNI; encoded by the coding sequence ATGAAGTCCTTTATGGATAGCGACTTTTTATTGGAGAATGAATACTCCAAAATACTGTATCATGAGTACGCCCATGATATGCCAATTATTGATTATCACAATCATTTGTCACCTGAAATGCTGGCAAATGATACCAAATTTGACAATTTGAGCCAGGCATGGCTTTATGGAGACCATTACAAATGGCGGGCCATGCGTACCTTGGGAATTTCTGAGGAATTTATTACGGGGAATGCGAAGGACCGAGAGAAATTCGAAAAATGGGCGTACACGGTACCTTACACCATGCGAAACCCACTATATCACTGGACCCATTTGGAACTGCAGCGCTATTTTAATATCTCGGAAACTTTATCGTCGGATAACGCTATACAGATTTATAATCAGGCCAACGATCATTTAAAGGGTGAAGATTTTGGGAGTAGGGGATTGATCACACAAATGAATGTTGAATTTTTGTGCACCACGGAGGACCCCACGGATACTCTAAAGCATCACCAAACGTTGGCACTAAGCAATTTTAAAACCAAGGTGAGCACGGCGTTTAGACCGGATAATGCCATTTTCATTGAAGCGGAGGGTTTTGTTGACTATTTGGAAGAACTTTCGGAAGTTTCTGGGGTTGCCATTAAGAGCTTTGCCACCTTGTGCGATGCGCTTGAAAAAAGAATAGCATACTTTCATACCCATGGTTGCAGGATAGCGGATCACGGACTTCCCCATATGTACTTCGCTTCCTTCAATGAACATGATCTGAACACCGTGCTGAACAAAAGGTTTGACAGCAAAACCATCAGCAATGATGAAATGCATTCTTTCAAGTGTGCCATTCTCTTGTTCCTTTCGCGGAAATATCATGAGTATGGTTGGGTGCAACAATTTCATTTAGGGGCTTTAAGAAACAATAATAACAGGATGCTGGCCCAATTGGGACCTGATACCGGTTGGGATTCAATAGGGGATTGGCAGCAAGCGGAAGCTTTATCCAAGTTTTTAAATGAGCTGGATACCCATGACCAACTATGTAAGACCATAATCTATAATATCAACCCAAGGGATAATGAAATGATGGCGAGTATGATCGGTAATTTTAACGACGGTTCTATCCGGGGAAAGATCCAGTTTGGGTCCGGGTGGTGGTTCCTTGATCAAAAGGATGGTATGGAAAAGCAGATGAACGCACTATCCAATATAGGGCTGTTGAGTTGCTTTATTGGGATGTTGACGGATTCTAGGAGCTTTCTCTCGTTTCCACGTCATGAGTACTTTAGAAGAATTTTGTGCAATCTCATCGGAAGGGATATTGCCAATGGGGAGCTCCCCAATGACACAAAATGGCTAGGTAAAATGGTACAGGACATCAGTTATAATAATGCAAAGGAATATTTTAATATTTAA
- the uxuA gene encoding mannonate dehydratase translates to MKNLKKTFRWFGPDFGVSLAEIRQLGVQGIVAACQEVPLGEIWPKDTIGALKAQIENHGMEWSVVESVNVHTAIKYGLKERDLYISNYIETLKNLAAHGIYNVCYNFMQLIDWTRTDLDYILPTGASALRYSPISAAAFDLFILEREGAQESYSKEEYLEAKTYFEALSDSEKKNLKAAILAGMPGSRKEIDLSEFKKNHTTVLGIKKETLQENLSYFLNAVIPEAEKLGVRMAIHPDDPPFSVFGVPRIVSNYNDIKFLLECCPSPSNGLTFCSGSLGASETNDLVKIIEDFGDKIHFIHLRNVSRDQDGSFYEADHLSGSVPMQKVMKAIVQQQQKRHMTQNGVVDIPMRPDHGHVLLDDKKRQQEFYSGYSLIGRAMGLAQLSGLEMGVRASLDV, encoded by the coding sequence ATGAAAAATCTAAAGAAGACATTTAGGTGGTTTGGACCCGATTTTGGTGTATCGTTAGCAGAGATAAGGCAATTGGGCGTACAAGGCATAGTGGCGGCCTGCCAGGAAGTACCGTTGGGCGAGATATGGCCCAAGGACACCATTGGGGCACTTAAGGCTCAAATAGAAAACCATGGTATGGAATGGTCCGTGGTGGAAAGTGTGAATGTGCATACGGCCATCAAGTACGGACTCAAGGAAAGGGATCTGTATATATCCAATTATATAGAAACTTTGAAAAATTTGGCGGCCCACGGTATTTATAACGTATGCTACAATTTTATGCAACTCATAGACTGGACCCGCACCGATCTCGATTATATTTTGCCAACCGGAGCCTCGGCCCTTAGATATAGTCCTATTTCAGCAGCGGCATTTGACCTTTTTATCTTGGAACGCGAAGGAGCCCAAGAGTCATACTCAAAAGAGGAGTATCTAGAAGCAAAGACCTATTTTGAAGCCTTGTCCGATTCAGAAAAAAAGAATCTAAAAGCAGCTATTCTGGCCGGTATGCCAGGTTCCAGAAAAGAAATAGATTTAAGCGAGTTTAAAAAGAACCACACAACCGTACTGGGTATAAAAAAGGAAACACTTCAGGAAAACCTGTCCTATTTTCTCAACGCGGTGATTCCAGAGGCAGAAAAGTTGGGGGTACGCATGGCCATACATCCGGATGATCCTCCATTTTCCGTTTTTGGAGTGCCCCGTATAGTTTCCAATTATAACGATATTAAGTTTTTGCTGGAATGCTGTCCTTCCCCCAGCAACGGGCTAACCTTTTGTTCCGGTTCTTTGGGTGCATCGGAAACCAATGACTTGGTGAAGATCATTGAGGATTTTGGGGACAAGATTCATTTTATACACCTCCGTAACGTATCCCGTGACCAAGATGGCAGTTTTTATGAGGCCGACCATCTTAGTGGTTCCGTACCTATGCAAAAGGTCATGAAGGCCATCGTACAACAGCAACAAAAACGACATATGACACAAAATGGCGTTGTGGACATACCCATGAGACCAGATCATGGACATGTTTTGTTGGATGATAAAAAGCGCCAGCAGGAATTTTACTCCGGTTACTCGCTCATTGGTAGAGCCATGGGACTTGCCCAACTTTCCGGGTTGGAAATGGGCGTACGGGCAAGCTTGGATGTATAA